One region of Candidatus Poribacteria bacterium genomic DNA includes:
- a CDS encoding Uma2 family endonuclease — protein sequence MTQQELHEITQGIRSPEQVSMTLAEFLENDIDGYEYVKGELVPMSPPTRIHSKISVNVIRYLDQHVRENQLGEVHVEATFQVGARGLKPDVAFVSTSGLDGDENTGFLIPPDLAIEVVSPTDVQWRVVDKAFAYLNAGTRLVWVLDPRSKTVTVYRSENDMALLMREDTLTGEGVVPGFTCQVSQLFE from the coding sequence ATGACACAACAAGAACTTCACGAAATCACGCAGGGCATTCGTTCACCGGAACAGGTCTCCATGACGTTGGCAGAATTTCTTGAGAACGATATAGACGGATATGAATACGTTAAAGGAGAATTAGTGCCGATGTCCCCACCAACGAGGATACATAGTAAGATTAGTGTTAACGTTATCCGGTATTTGGATCAGCATGTGCGTGAGAATCAGTTAGGGGAGGTCCATGTAGAGGCAACTTTTCAGGTGGGTGCACGCGGGCTGAAGCCAGATGTTGCGTTTGTGTCAACTTCCGGGTTGGATGGAGACGAAAACACAGGTTTCCTGATACCGCCCGATTTGGCGATTGAGGTGGTTTCACCGACAGACGTTCAGTGGCGTGTTGTAGACAAAGCGTTTGCCTATCTGAACGCCGGAACCCGCCTTGTCTGGGTTCTGGATCCGCGTTCTAAAACGGTGACGGTCTATCGCTCTGAAAACGACATGGCACTGCTCATGCGCGAAGACACACTCACCGGTGAGGGTGTCGTGCCGGGGTTTACCTGTCAAGTTTCTCAACTCTTTGAATAA
- a CDS encoding sulfatase, which produces MNNSYKNVMFVIADDWSRIAKCYGNDVIRTPNIDAFAERGVVFDHAFCTSPSCAVSRACILTGQHSHTHGQYGHCHGIHGFRTHEYMQSVPKILKTHGFATACIGKKHVEPESVYPFDFEPKVNARSPADMATKVTQFLNENTDTPFYLHIGSTHPHRAGKGFGNDQTPAGIEPSSYTPDEIIVPNFLPDVPAVREDLADYYESVSRWDAVVGAVLDALDASGRADETLVFVTTDHAMPFPGAKASSFDSGHHCPLLISSPTQQKRDFHNQALVNWVDFCPTMLDWCGVTHPDGENALPGRSILPILEDDSAQPGNGEWEETYFSHCFHEVTNYYPYRVLRGRRYKYVRNLAYQLETPLPSDLFRSISWTAVRDDNVQQLGERQRTDFLQQSREALFDIQNDPAESRNLIDVPALQDIANEMRRKVIEFRQKTEDPWLEQSFQEGETQPFFT; this is translated from the coding sequence ATGAACAATTCTTACAAAAACGTGATGTTTGTCATCGCTGACGATTGGAGCCGTATCGCAAAGTGCTACGGAAATGACGTTATCCGAACACCAAACATTGATGCATTTGCGGAACGCGGTGTCGTGTTCGACCATGCATTCTGTACAAGTCCCTCGTGCGCCGTGAGCCGTGCATGTATTCTCACCGGCCAACATAGCCACACACATGGACAATACGGACACTGCCACGGAATACACGGATTTCGCACGCATGAATATATGCAATCCGTCCCAAAGATCCTGAAAACACACGGATTCGCTACGGCATGTATCGGAAAGAAACACGTAGAACCAGAGAGCGTTTACCCCTTCGATTTTGAACCAAAAGTTAACGCCCGAAGCCCTGCGGACATGGCAACAAAGGTCACACAATTTCTCAACGAGAATACAGATACGCCTTTCTATCTCCATATCGGCAGTACGCATCCGCACCGCGCAGGCAAAGGATTCGGAAACGATCAGACACCCGCAGGTATTGAACCCAGTTCCTATACACCCGATGAGATCATTGTCCCAAATTTCTTGCCAGACGTACCGGCTGTCCGTGAAGACCTCGCAGACTATTACGAAAGCGTCTCGCGATGGGATGCTGTCGTAGGTGCAGTTTTAGATGCACTTGATGCTTCTGGCCGTGCAGACGAAACCCTCGTTTTTGTAACAACCGATCACGCGATGCCATTTCCCGGTGCGAAGGCATCAAGCTTCGATAGTGGACACCACTGCCCACTGCTGATTTCCAGTCCTACGCAACAGAAACGCGACTTCCACAATCAAGCACTCGTCAACTGGGTAGATTTCTGCCCGACGATGTTAGATTGGTGTGGTGTTACGCACCCCGATGGAGAAAACGCACTTCCGGGTAGGTCAATTCTCCCTATTCTTGAAGATGACAGCGCACAACCGGGCAACGGTGAATGGGAAGAAACCTACTTCTCACACTGTTTTCACGAAGTGACGAACTACTACCCGTATCGCGTCTTACGCGGCAGACGGTATAAATACGTCCGTAATCTGGCGTACCAACTGGAGACACCACTCCCAAGTGATCTGTTCCGCTCGATTTCATGGACAGCTGTACGTGATGACAATGTCCAGCAACTCGGAGAACGCCAGCGTACTGATTTTCTACAACAGAGCCGCGAGGCGTTGTTTGATATCCAGAACGATCCCGCAGAGTCGCGGAACCTCATTGATGTACCAGCGTTACAAGACATCGCCAACGAGATGCGCCGAAAAGTCATCGAATTTAGGCAGAAAACTGAGGATCCGTGGCTTGAGCAATCCTTCCAAGAAGGCGAAACACAACCGTTTTTCACCTAA
- a CDS encoding Gfo/Idh/MocA family oxidoreductase encodes MSGLKYALIGHGRRGAAHLSTAATLKNTFDIVAVCDAHQESAEIGAAKVGTKAYTDLRKMVDETSPDVCDVVVPAPLHHIVSCYLSRCGISHNVETGLAPTLGLMDMMIADAAENGVKLQTSENFPFVPVEQFVCKLIKEGVIGNIHKCHRLFSTTGYHGLAAIRCRMNANPKAVSSIGHTMPVTPYVDRAKRDFNRENLEFYAIDFDNGGLGIAMVGNKNGCLGRNKLVGFETCGERGTIITNGNQGATGGETVNVCTDEDLTQNAGRAQTYEFQREYNADKTLHRIFVELPASLGGTVEWVNSYQHTSISETGISLATMLDGIARAVREDTQPIWTGEMGRADQEMVIAAHRSIQTNRQPIQLPLEPDPIEEDAFDRNFETQFGVHPRADIEKALQVNFKAR; translated from the coding sequence ATGTCAGGTCTAAAATACGCTCTGATCGGACACGGCAGACGTGGTGCCGCGCATCTATCAACAGCCGCGACATTAAAGAATACCTTTGACATCGTTGCTGTATGCGACGCACACCAGGAATCAGCAGAAATCGGTGCAGCGAAAGTTGGCACTAAAGCCTATACAGATCTCAGGAAAATGGTTGATGAAACCTCGCCAGATGTCTGTGATGTCGTCGTGCCTGCGCCGCTACATCATATCGTCTCCTGTTACCTCTCTCGATGTGGTATTTCACACAACGTGGAGACTGGACTCGCACCGACACTCGGTTTGATGGACATGATGATCGCCGACGCTGCCGAAAATGGCGTGAAACTCCAGACATCAGAGAACTTTCCGTTTGTCCCGGTAGAACAGTTCGTCTGTAAACTCATTAAGGAAGGGGTCATCGGAAACATTCATAAGTGCCATCGACTCTTTTCTACAACAGGCTACCATGGACTCGCCGCAATACGGTGTCGTATGAATGCCAACCCGAAAGCAGTCAGCAGTATCGGACATACGATGCCTGTCACCCCTTACGTCGACCGGGCAAAACGAGATTTTAATCGCGAAAACCTTGAGTTTTACGCCATAGATTTCGATAACGGTGGACTCGGCATCGCCATGGTAGGGAACAAGAATGGATGTCTCGGACGAAATAAACTCGTCGGTTTTGAGACGTGTGGTGAGCGCGGTACGATCATCACTAACGGGAACCAAGGTGCTACTGGCGGTGAAACAGTCAATGTCTGCACAGACGAAGACCTTACCCAAAACGCCGGCAGAGCGCAAACATACGAATTTCAGAGAGAATATAATGCAGACAAAACACTGCACCGTATCTTTGTAGAACTCCCGGCATCATTAGGGGGTACTGTTGAGTGGGTAAATTCTTATCAGCATACGAGCATTTCAGAGACAGGTATCTCGTTGGCAACAATGCTTGACGGTATTGCCCGCGCAGTTCGAGAAGATACACAACCGATTTGGACAGGAGAGATGGGTAGAGCCGATCAGGAAATGGTGATTGCTGCGCACCGATCCATCCAGACAAATCGACAACCTATCCAGCTTCCACTTGAACCTGATCCTATTGAAGAGGACGCGTTTGATCGCAATTTTGAAACTCAGTTTGGTGTCCACCCGCGCGCGGACATCGAAAAAGCGTTACAGGTTAATTTCAAGGCGCGTTAG
- a CDS encoding Gfo/Idh/MocA family oxidoreductase, producing MKEVKIGFIGCGGNANGHMNQLSGIEGARIVAVCDVQAERAQSAAEKHNADPYTAHQDLLERDDLEAVYLSLPVFVHGQPELDVIARGLPFLVEKPVAINIDIAREIEAAVKKAGLITCVGYQLRYLGSTRITQQILTDKTINMVVGKYWCGSGLGSPDGWLRQMNKSGGQLVEQATHTIDMMRNLAGEVESVYAMQANRVLKEIDCPDSNSVGLQFSNGAIGSLTAAWAYARDWSNANVLDILYEQELLNWNPSRVSVHEDGEWVDKTEPGPTIDEVFVEAVRSGDASPILSPYSDAVKTLEISLAANLSAQEKRLVEISSL from the coding sequence ATGAAAGAAGTTAAAATCGGATTTATCGGATGCGGCGGTAATGCCAATGGACACATGAACCAACTGTCGGGCATTGAAGGCGCAAGAATTGTCGCCGTGTGCGACGTTCAGGCTGAACGCGCGCAAAGTGCAGCCGAGAAGCATAATGCGGATCCCTACACCGCTCACCAAGACCTACTTGAACGTGATGACTTGGAGGCAGTCTATCTCAGTCTCCCTGTTTTCGTTCATGGACAACCAGAACTCGACGTTATTGCGCGTGGCTTACCGTTTCTCGTTGAAAAGCCTGTTGCCATTAATATTGATATTGCACGTGAAATCGAAGCGGCGGTGAAAAAAGCCGGACTCATAACATGCGTAGGTTACCAACTCCGTTATCTCGGTTCGACGCGAATAACGCAGCAAATTCTAACGGATAAAACGATTAACATGGTGGTCGGCAAGTATTGGTGTGGAAGTGGTCTCGGTAGCCCAGATGGATGGCTACGACAAATGAACAAATCCGGCGGTCAGTTGGTCGAACAAGCAACACACACAATTGACATGATGCGCAATCTTGCCGGTGAAGTGGAATCGGTCTACGCGATGCAAGCAAATCGAGTGCTAAAAGAAATCGATTGCCCAGACAGTAATAGTGTCGGACTTCAATTCAGCAACGGTGCCATCGGTTCACTGACAGCCGCTTGGGCGTATGCACGCGACTGGTCAAATGCCAATGTCTTGGATATCCTATATGAACAAGAATTATTGAATTGGAATCCGTCAAGAGTCTCAGTACATGAAGATGGTGAATGGGTGGATAAAACAGAGCCGGGACCGACAATCGACGAAGTTTTTGTAGAGGCTGTCCGTAGTGGCGACGCGTCTCCGATTTTGAGTCCGTACAGCGATGCCGTCAAAACACTTGAAATATCGCTTGCGGCAAATCTCTCAGCACAAGAGAAACGGTTAGTAGAAATTTCTTCACTATAG
- a CDS encoding Gfo/Idh/MocA family oxidoreductase, giving the protein MSKKYRVAIVGCGGISNAHGNAWRNLPEIEIVGACDEKFESLERFATEYNVQNTYNDLRQMLEKQEPDVLVVATWPSRHLKNVLEAVRCNVKGILVEKPIAVNTTQLEQMIQVTENANILLMEAFMYRHHPLTLAVKQKIEEGAIGEVRYARSTFSTGLTDRQNWRLRGDLGGGAVMDLGCYCINIIRYLVGREPQSVWATGKFEPINNVWETLIGTLDFGDGITGQLDCSFGWTWRESYEVAGTEGMLFVQSAWGNSEGEAHFIVNGETFSVSGVNPYAAEILDLCQAVENGMPTRLPISDALGNMRTIDALHESAGTGQCIKISV; this is encoded by the coding sequence ATGTCAAAAAAATATCGGGTCGCAATTGTTGGGTGTGGTGGTATATCTAATGCACACGGCAACGCGTGGCGAAATTTGCCGGAGATTGAAATTGTAGGCGCGTGCGATGAGAAGTTTGAATCGCTTGAGCGTTTTGCTACCGAATATAACGTTCAGAACACTTACAACGACCTCCGACAGATGTTAGAGAAACAGGAGCCAGATGTTCTGGTAGTCGCCACGTGGCCCTCACGCCATCTCAAAAATGTGCTTGAGGCAGTGCGGTGTAATGTCAAAGGTATTCTTGTTGAAAAGCCAATTGCCGTTAACACCACGCAGTTGGAGCAGATGATTCAAGTTACAGAAAACGCCAATATCTTACTGATGGAAGCGTTCATGTACCGGCATCACCCGTTGACGCTCGCCGTGAAACAGAAGATTGAGGAGGGCGCGATTGGGGAAGTACGCTACGCGCGCTCCACTTTTTCGACAGGACTCACGGATCGACAGAATTGGCGATTGAGAGGTGATCTCGGTGGCGGTGCTGTCATGGATTTAGGATGTTATTGTATTAACATCATCCGTTATCTCGTCGGACGAGAACCGCAGTCCGTCTGGGCAACAGGCAAATTTGAACCAATTAACAACGTCTGGGAAACACTGATCGGAACCTTAGATTTTGGCGATGGTATTACCGGGCAATTGGATTGCAGTTTCGGTTGGACGTGGCGTGAATCCTATGAAGTCGCTGGCACGGAGGGTATGCTCTTTGTTCAGAGCGCATGGGGCAATTCGGAGGGTGAGGCACATTTCATCGTGAATGGTGAAACTTTTAGCGTTAGCGGCGTGAATCCTTACGCCGCTGAAATCTTGGACCTCTGCCAAGCAGTAGAAAACGGCATGCCGACCCGATTACCGATATCAGACGCGCTCGGAAATATGCGAACCATCGATGCATTGCACGAATCCGCAGGCACAGGTCAGTGCATCAAGATCTCTGTGTAA
- a CDS encoding AAA family ATPase, translated as MQNYDLEAMNARIQADSGLVQQILTETGKIIVGQTALLEGLIIGLLCNGHILLEGVPGLAKTTAVSALAQTIDASFNRLQFTPDLLPADLVGTLIYDQQKGDFYTKKGPIFANVILADEINRAPAKVQSALLEAMQERQVTIGGTTYPLDDPFLVLATQNPIEHEGTYPLPEAQVDRFMLKIKVDYPSHSEELQILRRMTTEEIATIQPVISPEDIIRFREVVRNIYMAEQLENYIVDLVCATRAPEAYQLDELRTLIEYGASPRATIFLAFAARARAFLSERGYVTPEDIHAVGMDVLRHRVIISYEAEADGRDVESIITQVFAKLEVP; from the coding sequence ATGCAAAACTACGACTTAGAAGCAATGAACGCCCGCATCCAAGCCGATAGCGGGTTAGTTCAGCAGATACTCACAGAAACAGGGAAAATTATCGTCGGGCAAACCGCGTTATTAGAGGGACTAATTATCGGGCTGCTTTGTAACGGGCACATTCTACTCGAAGGCGTACCCGGACTCGCCAAGACAACCGCTGTCAGCGCACTTGCGCAGACCATTGACGCTTCCTTCAATCGTCTTCAGTTTACTCCTGATCTACTGCCAGCAGACCTCGTCGGCACACTCATCTACGATCAGCAGAAAGGCGATTTTTACACGAAAAAGGGACCCATTTTCGCCAACGTTATCCTCGCAGATGAGATCAACCGCGCACCCGCTAAAGTGCAAAGCGCGCTCCTTGAAGCGATGCAAGAACGGCAGGTAACGATTGGTGGTACGACGTATCCACTTGATGACCCGTTTCTCGTTTTGGCAACCCAAAATCCGATTGAGCATGAAGGCACCTATCCACTACCAGAAGCACAAGTGGACAGATTTATGCTAAAGATTAAAGTTGATTACCCCTCACATTCAGAGGAATTACAAATCCTTCGCCGGATGACAACTGAAGAAATCGCTACAATTCAACCGGTGATTTCTCCGGAAGATATTATTAGGTTCCGAGAGGTTGTCCGAAACATCTATATGGCGGAACAATTGGAGAATTATATCGTCGATTTGGTGTGCGCAACGCGCGCCCCAGAAGCGTATCAGTTAGACGAACTCAGGACACTCATTGAATACGGTGCCTCGCCACGCGCGACGATCTTTCTCGCCTTTGCGGCAAGAGCAAGAGCGTTCCTTTCCGAGCGCGGTTATGTCACGCCAGAAGATATTCACGCCGTCGGTATGGATGTACTAAGGCATCGAGTCATCATCAGTTATGAGGCGGAGGCGGATGGACGTGATGTTGAAAGTATTATCACACAGGTGTTCGCAAAACTTGAGGTGCCATAA
- the argG gene encoding argininosuccinate synthase: MNIDILKGKTVGAAVSGGLDSCTITKWLVDNGVNVVCFTADLGQPDERDVSEIKERMLACGAEEAVIIDAKDALAEDGIRLIQCQAMYEGGYWNTTGIARHVTVKALLPEMEKRGVSILTHGATGRGNDQVRFQLATNMLNPHFEVYAPWRDAEFLKKFGGRKEMIDFCQAHNLPITATHEKPYSTDANLLGLTHEAGQLESLKTPAGFISPGMGVHPKDAPDDVEHFTVTFARGTPVEVNGSPVTALQSLTEANRIGGRNGVGIGIHTVENRFVGIKSRGVYESPGMELLGKCYEYLLQLILDRRARRHFDNVAPTIAEQIYQGYWFDAATQALLSSIQPLTDLASGTITVALYKGNVAFYAAGGAPHSLYSEETASMEDIGDFDHADSEGFLAVLGVGARASAVAGQTQE; this comes from the coding sequence TTGAATATTGATATATTGAAAGGGAAAACAGTTGGAGCTGCTGTTTCGGGTGGCTTGGATAGTTGCACCATCACCAAATGGTTGGTTGATAACGGAGTCAACGTTGTCTGCTTTACGGCTGACCTCGGACAACCTGACGAACGAGACGTTTCTGAAATCAAGGAACGAATGTTGGCGTGTGGTGCTGAAGAGGCTGTTATTATAGACGCGAAAGATGCCCTTGCGGAAGATGGTATCCGTCTTATCCAGTGCCAAGCAATGTATGAAGGTGGTTACTGGAATACGACAGGTATCGCGCGACATGTCACAGTGAAAGCACTGCTGCCGGAGATGGAGAAACGCGGTGTTTCTATCTTAACGCACGGCGCAACGGGTAGAGGCAACGATCAGGTTCGGTTTCAACTCGCTACGAATATGCTTAATCCGCATTTCGAGGTTTATGCCCCGTGGCGAGATGCTGAATTCCTGAAAAAGTTCGGCGGTAGAAAAGAGATGATAGACTTCTGCCAAGCACACAACCTACCGATTACTGCGACACACGAGAAGCCCTACTCAACCGACGCCAACCTCCTCGGACTTACGCATGAAGCCGGGCAGCTCGAATCGCTGAAGACTCCGGCAGGTTTTATCAGTCCGGGTATGGGAGTCCATCCGAAAGATGCCCCTGATGATGTCGAGCACTTTACAGTTACCTTTGCGCGTGGGACACCTGTTGAAGTCAACGGAAGCCCTGTCACAGCACTTCAGAGTCTGACAGAGGCGAATCGTATCGGTGGACGAAATGGGGTTGGTATCGGTATTCATACCGTTGAAAATCGGTTTGTTGGAATTAAGAGCCGCGGCGTTTACGAATCGCCAGGGATGGAATTGCTTGGAAAGTGTTATGAGTATCTGCTCCAGCTGATTTTAGACAGACGTGCGCGCCGACACTTCGATAACGTTGCACCGACAATCGCTGAACAGATTTATCAAGGTTACTGGTTTGATGCTGCGACGCAGGCATTGCTATCTTCGATTCAACCGCTGACTGACTTGGCGAGTGGGACTATCACAGTGGCGCTCTACAAGGGAAATGTCGCATTCTATGCTGCAGGGGGCGCACCGCATTCACTCTATTCCGAGGAGACAGCCTCTATGGAAGATATCGGTGACTTTGATCATGCAGATTCGGAAGGGTTTTTAGCAGTGTTGGGTGTAGGCGCGCGGGCATCGGCTGTTGCTGGACAGACGCAGGAGTAG